Proteins encoded in a region of the Romeriopsis navalis LEGE 11480 genome:
- a CDS encoding DNA-directed RNA polymerase subunit omega, translating to MARSGSLHKRPTMETTQLMRRADDLISAASNRYRITVQVANRAKRRRFEDFDSGDDPMMKPVMRAIIEMSDELTQPEIIGE from the coding sequence ATGGCAAGATCTGGCTCTCTGCATAAGCGTCCGACCATGGAAACGACTCAGTTGATGCGTCGGGCGGATGATCTAATTAGTGCAGCATCAAATCGTTATCGCATTACGGTGCAGGTAGCGAACCGGGCGAAACGCCGCCGGTTTGAAGATTTTGACTCGGGTGATGATCCGATGATGAAGCCGGTAATGCGGGCGATTATTGAAATGTCGGATGAACTGACGCAGCCAGAAATTATTGGCGAGTAA
- a CDS encoding GDSL-type esterase/lipase family protein — MPTLQAPTAINGSTKLKQPSSRWVVMGDSLVYGFGDPIGGGWVERLRRQWLTPGQDHFVLYNLGVRGDGVRQVELRLEDEFRTRGEIRNRVPDLLLLSCGVNDSPRLGRPDGRNFLAIDAFKIELENLLDQAKKLCPVLFIGTVPVNEAKMPFLDCLYYNHIDQHRYKEITRIACNERGIPYLDLFDLWMGRGDSWWQPLLSEDGLHPNSTGYEAILADVQNWSEIQQRLCCPTGIR; from the coding sequence ATGCCAACTTTACAAGCCCCTACAGCAATCAATGGATCCACAAAACTCAAGCAGCCATCCTCACGTTGGGTGGTGATGGGTGACAGTCTGGTCTATGGCTTTGGTGATCCGATCGGGGGTGGTTGGGTCGAACGGTTACGGCGCCAGTGGTTGACCCCTGGCCAGGATCATTTTGTTCTATATAACTTGGGCGTCCGCGGCGATGGGGTCCGTCAAGTCGAACTGCGACTCGAAGACGAATTCCGCACCCGCGGCGAAATCCGTAATCGTGTACCGGACCTGCTACTCCTCTCCTGTGGGGTCAATGACTCACCCCGCCTCGGTCGACCCGATGGTCGAAATTTTCTGGCGATCGACGCTTTCAAAATTGAATTAGAAAATTTGTTGGACCAAGCCAAAAAACTCTGCCCAGTGCTCTTCATTGGGACAGTGCCAGTCAATGAAGCCAAGATGCCCTTCTTAGACTGCCTCTACTACAATCACATCGACCAGCATCGCTACAAAGAGATCACCCGCATTGCCTGCAATGAACGGGGGATTCCCTACCTCGACTTATTTGATCTGTGGATGGGACGCGGTGATAGTTGGTGGCAACCACTGCTCAGCGAAGACGGTCTACATCCGAATTCGACTGGCTATGAAGCCATTTTGGCCGATGTCCAGAACTGGTCGGAAATTCAACAGCGGCTTTGCTGTCCCACCGGCATTCGCTAA
- the rdgB gene encoding RdgB/HAM1 family non-canonical purine NTP pyrophosphatase, with the protein MTILVVGTGNPGKLKEMQEYLIHTDWQLQLKPKEIDVEETGTTFLENACLKASQTAIATGQWSIADDSGLSIDALDGAPGIYSARYADTDAKRIERVLQELADKPNRGAQFVCAIAVARPDGKIMIQEEGICRGEILKSLQGQGGFGYDPIFYVPPEQQTFAAMSAATKHRISHRGCAFALVLPQLQNLHKQIGIA; encoded by the coding sequence ATGACGATTTTGGTGGTAGGTACAGGCAATCCTGGCAAACTCAAGGAAATGCAGGAATACCTGATTCATACCGATTGGCAACTTCAGCTCAAGCCAAAAGAAATTGATGTTGAAGAAACTGGTACAACTTTTTTAGAAAATGCCTGCCTTAAAGCCTCACAAACCGCGATCGCGACCGGTCAATGGTCGATCGCCGATGATTCCGGCCTATCCATCGATGCCCTCGATGGCGCACCTGGCATTTATTCCGCCCGCTATGCGGACACCGATGCCAAACGGATTGAGCGAGTACTGCAAGAATTAGCCGACAAACCCAATCGCGGCGCCCAATTTGTCTGCGCGATCGCCGTCGCCCGGCCCGATGGCAAAATCATGATTCAGGAAGAAGGCATCTGCCGAGGCGAAATCCTCAAATCACTCCAAGGCCAGGGCGGGTTTGGCTATGATCCAATCTTCTACGTTCCTCCCGAGCAACAAACCTTCGCGGCGATGTCAGCGGCAACAAAACATCGGATCAGCCACCGTGGTTGCGCCTTTGCGCTAGTCCTACCGCAGCTTCAAAATCTCCACAAACAGATTGGGATTGCCTAG
- a CDS encoding CPP1-like family protein produces MSSQSDYETLGVGESASFEEIQSARAKLAKEHAENNQRLQEIEKAYDALLMERLRLRQEGKIEVPDGVRFAEDKPVAPPAPAKPAFTLPNWDNDFSATPELWDWLAPTVAYVALIGLTIGFGKNPQGLQTWLGLGTGAALFFVYRKENRILRAILFSFGGLILGYTIGLAVASALISAFPGLPGPQVVSTWVIFVILWLVSVLLK; encoded by the coding sequence TATGAAACGTTGGGCGTTGGAGAAAGCGCCAGCTTCGAAGAAATTCAGTCAGCTCGAGCAAAGCTGGCGAAAGAGCATGCTGAGAATAATCAGCGTCTGCAGGAAATTGAGAAAGCCTATGATGCGTTGCTAATGGAGCGACTACGGTTGCGTCAAGAGGGCAAGATTGAAGTGCCCGATGGTGTGCGATTTGCTGAGGATAAACCGGTTGCACCACCGGCACCAGCGAAACCGGCATTTACGCTACCAAATTGGGATAATGACTTCTCGGCAACCCCGGAGCTGTGGGACTGGTTAGCGCCGACTGTGGCATACGTTGCGCTAATTGGTTTAACGATTGGGTTTGGCAAAAATCCCCAGGGTTTGCAGACCTGGTTGGGCTTGGGGACTGGCGCTGCGTTATTTTTCGTTTATCGAAAAGAAAATCGTATTCTGCGGGCAATTCTTTTCAGCTTCGGTGGTTTGATCCTCGGTTATACGATCGGGTTGGCGGTGGCGAGCGCTTTGATTTCTGCTTTCCCAGGGCTGCCAGGGCCGCAAGTTGTTTCGACTTGGGTGATCTTCGTGATTCTGTGGTTGGTCAGTGTGTTGCTGAAGTAA